The Kitasatospora setae KM-6054 genome contains a region encoding:
- a CDS encoding inorganic phosphate transporter, with the protein MEHITFLVAVVIITALAFDFTNGFHDTANAMATSIATGALKPKVAVAIAAVLNFAGAFLSVKVATTISGGLVNEKAGLQPSIIFAALVGAILWNLLTWLKGLPSSSSHALYGGLIGATVVGVGLHGVNFTTVVSKILIPAVASPIIAGAASWGATKLAYLITRGTPKEGTEKGFRRGQVFSSSLISLAHGTNDAQKTMGIITLTLISAGALDKGDGPPTWVIVSAGLAIALGTYMGGWRIIRSMGSGLADIRPPQGFASETAAATVILTSSHMGYGLSTTQVCSGGIMGAGLGGPSGRLRWGMVRRMAATWGLTLPAAAAVSGVAALIADRGDWGVAVVGLALVAGAGSMWVISRRQPVHADNVNENAADAAPAAEAPAVPGPTTLAA; encoded by the coding sequence ATGGAACACATCACGTTCCTGGTGGCCGTTGTGATCATCACGGCGCTCGCCTTCGACTTCACGAACGGCTTCCACGACACCGCCAACGCGATGGCCACGTCCATCGCGACCGGCGCGCTCAAGCCCAAGGTCGCCGTCGCGATCGCGGCGGTGCTCAACTTCGCCGGTGCCTTCCTCTCCGTGAAGGTCGCCACCACCATCTCGGGCGGCCTGGTCAACGAGAAGGCCGGACTGCAACCCTCGATCATCTTCGCCGCCCTGGTCGGCGCGATCCTGTGGAACCTGCTGACCTGGCTGAAGGGCCTGCCCTCGTCCTCCTCGCACGCGCTGTACGGCGGCCTGATCGGCGCCACCGTCGTGGGCGTCGGACTGCACGGCGTGAACTTCACCACCGTGGTCTCGAAGATCCTGATCCCGGCGGTGGCCTCCCCGATCATCGCGGGCGCGGCCTCCTGGGGGGCCACCAAGCTGGCGTACCTGATCACCCGGGGCACCCCGAAGGAGGGCACCGAGAAGGGCTTCCGCCGGGGCCAGGTCTTCTCCTCCTCGCTGATCTCGCTGGCCCACGGCACCAACGACGCGCAGAAGACCATGGGCATCATCACGCTGACCCTGATCTCGGCCGGCGCGCTGGACAAGGGCGACGGCCCGCCGACCTGGGTGATCGTCAGCGCCGGCCTGGCCATCGCGCTCGGCACCTACATGGGCGGCTGGCGGATCATCCGCTCGATGGGCTCCGGTCTGGCCGACATCCGGCCGCCGCAGGGCTTCGCCTCGGAGACCGCCGCCGCGACGGTGATCCTGACCTCGTCGCACATGGGCTACGGCCTGTCCACCACCCAGGTCTGCTCCGGCGGCATCATGGGCGCCGGCCTGGGCGGCCCGTCCGGCCGGCTGCGCTGGGGCATGGTCCGCCGGATGGCCGCCACCTGGGGCCTGACCCTGCCGGCCGCCGCCGCGGTCTCCGGCGTGGCCGCGCTGATCGCCGACCGCGGCGACTGGGGTGTGGCCGTGGTCGGCCTGGCGCTGGTGGCCGGCGCGGGCTCGATGTGGGTGATCTCCCGCCGCCAGCCGGTGCACGCGGACAACGTCAACGAGAACGCGGCGGACGCGGCCCCGGCCGCCGAGGCCCCGGCCGTCCCCGGCCCGACCACCCTCGCGGCCTGA
- a CDS encoding MarR family winged helix-turn-helix transcriptional regulator produces MTDHLDGPNPAELAFLAVEREVATLFRRSRARATEISRLVHPELEAGAYVLLGFIRESGRARVTDVGLHFGVGKATVSRQIRAIEELGLLCRETDPLDRRASLVSLTEEGERRFAAARAERMARFRASLAGWELGELEQFARLLERFNELTENV; encoded by the coding sequence ATGACTGACCACCTGGACGGGCCGAACCCCGCCGAGCTGGCCTTTCTCGCGGTCGAGCGGGAGGTGGCCACGCTGTTCCGGCGCAGCCGGGCGCGGGCGACCGAGATCTCCCGGCTGGTGCACCCCGAGCTGGAGGCCGGGGCGTACGTGCTGCTCGGGTTCATCCGGGAGTCCGGGCGGGCCCGGGTGACCGACGTCGGGCTGCACTTCGGGGTGGGCAAGGCCACCGTCAGCCGGCAGATCCGGGCGATCGAGGAGCTGGGGCTGCTGTGCCGGGAGACCGACCCGCTGGACCGGCGGGCCTCGCTGGTGTCGCTGACCGAGGAGGGCGAGCGGCGGTTCGCGGCGGCCCGGGCGGAGCGGATGGCGCGGTTCCGGGCCTCGCTGGCCGGGTGGGAGCTGGGTGAGCTGGAGCAGTTCGCCCGGCTGCTGGAGCGGTTCAACGAGCTGACCGAGAACGTCTGA
- a CDS encoding ABC-2 transporter permease: MAHPASPGKGFLGDFKDAVTPRAFFLVVGVLLLQLGFITSYVGALHHPKPHELSIAVVAPPEVAPKLVGALEAVPDSAVRASTAPDAATARDRIKDQQIYAAWVFDPAGTEDALLVADARGPAAATAAEGIVTKLAAAQQRTVAVDDTIPLARGDAEGLSAFYLVIGWCVGGYLVASILGISAGSRPANTARAVLRLGTLALYSVAAGLLGAVITGPVLDALPGSIAALTGLGTMVVFSVGAFTMALECLFDVIGIGLAVLVFVVLGNPSAGGVFPPPLLPAFWRAIGEWIPNGAGTSAARSIAYLDSTHLTVPFLVLAVWAVIGVGVTFLAVTRPPLFRRPAPAPAPAGA, from the coding sequence ATGGCCCACCCGGCCTCACCGGGCAAGGGGTTCCTCGGCGACTTCAAGGACGCGGTCACCCCCCGCGCGTTCTTCCTGGTCGTCGGCGTCCTGCTGCTCCAACTCGGCTTCATCACCTCGTACGTCGGCGCCCTGCACCACCCGAAGCCGCACGAGCTGTCGATCGCGGTGGTCGCCCCGCCCGAGGTCGCGCCGAAGCTGGTCGGCGCGCTGGAGGCCGTCCCGGACAGCGCGGTGCGGGCCTCCACCGCGCCGGACGCGGCCACCGCCCGGGACCGGATCAAGGACCAGCAGATCTACGCGGCCTGGGTGTTCGACCCGGCCGGCACCGAGGACGCCCTGCTGGTCGCCGACGCCCGCGGCCCGGCCGCCGCCACCGCCGCGGAGGGCATCGTCACCAAGCTGGCCGCCGCCCAGCAGCGGACCGTCGCGGTCGACGACACCATCCCGCTGGCCCGCGGCGACGCCGAGGGCCTGTCCGCCTTCTACCTGGTGATCGGCTGGTGCGTGGGCGGCTACCTGGTCGCCTCGATCCTCGGCATCAGCGCCGGCTCCCGCCCGGCCAACACCGCCCGGGCGGTGCTCCGGCTCGGCACGCTGGCGCTGTACTCGGTCGCGGCCGGCCTGCTCGGCGCGGTGATCACCGGCCCGGTCCTGGACGCGCTGCCCGGCTCGATCGCCGCGCTGACCGGCCTCGGCACCATGGTGGTGTTCTCGGTCGGCGCCTTCACGATGGCGCTGGAGTGCCTGTTCGACGTGATCGGCATCGGCCTGGCCGTGCTGGTCTTCGTGGTGCTGGGCAACCCCAGCGCGGGCGGCGTCTTCCCGCCGCCGCTGCTGCCCGCGTTCTGGCGGGCGATCGGCGAGTGGATCCCGAACGGGGCCGGCACCTCGGCGGCCCGCTCGATCGCCTACCTGGACTCCACCCACCTGACCGTGCCGTTCCTGGTGCTGGCGGTCTGGGCGGTGATCGGCGTCGGGGTGACCTTCCTGGCGGTGACCCGCCCGCCGCTGTTCCGCCGGCCGGCCCCGGCGCCGGCCCCGGCCGGGGCGTGA
- a CDS encoding MDR family MFS transporter, with product MSSTLPAPEQDRMSHRQVLEALSGLLLGLFVAVLSSTVVSNALPRILNDLHGGESAYTWVVTAALLSITAATPLWGKLSDLVSKKLLVQIAMVIYVLASALAGLSQSIGMLIFCRVLQGIGAGGVIALGQICLAAMVPPRERGRYSGYFGAVFALATIGGPLIGGVIVDTSWLGWRWCFYVGVPFALVAIVVLQRTLKLPEAVTRKPKIDYLGALLITASVSLLMIWISLAGKNYDWASWQTAVMVLGGLALAALFVVVEKRAAEPLIPLDLFRHRTVALAALASAFVGVGMYGTTTFLGQYFQLAKEKSPTQAGLLTLPMIIGLAVSSTVAGKLITKYGKWKGFLVAGTVLLAAGLGLMGTARDDTAYALLALYMLVAGVGLGLTSQNLVLAVQNTVPRHELGAASSTVTFFRTMGGAMGVSALGALLGHKVASYTAENFAKAGIPATGAGGDGIPDLKKLPAQVVPLITDAFGHGVGTVFLIAAPFAVVGFLLVLFIREVPLRTSNDERPAAPAGAKAAELVAD from the coding sequence ATGTCGTCGACCCTCCCGGCACCCGAGCAGGACCGGATGTCCCACCGCCAGGTACTCGAAGCCCTCTCGGGCCTGCTGCTCGGCCTGTTCGTGGCCGTGCTCTCCTCCACGGTCGTCTCCAACGCGCTGCCGCGGATCCTGAACGACCTGCACGGCGGCGAGTCCGCGTACACCTGGGTGGTCACCGCCGCGCTGCTCTCGATCACCGCCGCCACCCCGCTCTGGGGCAAGCTCTCCGACCTGGTCAGCAAGAAGCTGCTGGTCCAGATCGCGATGGTGATCTACGTGCTGGCCTCGGCGCTGGCCGGCCTGTCGCAGAGCATCGGCATGCTGATCTTCTGCCGGGTGCTGCAGGGCATCGGCGCCGGCGGCGTGATCGCGCTCGGCCAGATCTGCCTGGCCGCGATGGTCCCGCCGCGCGAACGCGGCCGGTACAGCGGCTACTTCGGCGCGGTCTTCGCGCTCGCCACCATCGGCGGCCCGCTGATCGGCGGCGTCATCGTGGACACCTCCTGGCTCGGCTGGCGCTGGTGCTTCTACGTCGGCGTCCCGTTCGCGCTGGTCGCGATCGTGGTGCTGCAGCGCACCCTCAAGCTGCCCGAGGCCGTCACCCGCAAGCCCAAGATCGACTACCTGGGCGCGCTGCTGATCACCGCCTCGGTCAGCCTGCTGATGATCTGGATCTCGCTGGCCGGCAAGAACTACGACTGGGCCTCCTGGCAGACCGCCGTCATGGTGCTCGGCGGCCTGGCGCTGGCCGCGCTGTTCGTCGTCGTCGAGAAGCGCGCCGCCGAACCGCTGATCCCGCTCGACCTGTTCCGCCACCGCACCGTCGCCCTCGCCGCGCTGGCCAGCGCCTTCGTCGGCGTCGGCATGTACGGCACCACCACCTTCCTCGGCCAGTACTTCCAGCTCGCCAAGGAGAAGAGCCCCACCCAGGCCGGCCTGCTCACCCTGCCGATGATCATCGGCCTGGCGGTCTCCTCCACGGTGGCCGGCAAGCTGATCACCAAGTACGGCAAGTGGAAGGGCTTCCTGGTCGCCGGCACCGTGCTGCTCGCCGCCGGCCTCGGCCTGATGGGCACCGCCCGGGACGACACCGCGTACGCGCTGCTCGCCCTCTACATGCTGGTGGCCGGCGTCGGCCTCGGCCTGACCAGCCAGAACCTGGTGCTCGCGGTGCAGAACACGGTGCCCCGGCACGAACTCGGCGCGGCCAGCTCGACGGTCACCTTCTTCCGCACCATGGGCGGCGCGATGGGCGTCTCCGCGCTCGGCGCGCTGCTCGGCCACAAGGTCGCCAGCTACACGGCGGAGAACTTCGCCAAGGCCGGCATCCCCGCCACCGGCGCGGGCGGCGACGGCATCCCCGACCTCAAGAAGCTGCCCGCGCAGGTCGTCCCGCTGATCACCGACGCGTTCGGGCACGGCGTGGGCACGGTGTTCCTGATCGCCGCGCCGTTCGCGGTGGTCGGCTTCCTGCTGGTGCTGTTCATCCGCGAGGTGCCGCTGCGCACCAGCAACGACGAGCGCCCGGCCGCCCCCGCCGGGGCCAAGGCCGCGGAGCTGGTCGCCGACTGA
- the lon gene encoding endopeptidase La, whose product MASTSVPLTLPVLPLDDEVVLPGMVVPLELSNPEVRAAVEAARAGNAGGKPQVLLVPRLDGSYAAVGALATVEQVGRLADGDPAALVRAVRRVRIGAGTTGPGAALWVETTPFKESDQGLPVAGRALELVKEYKALSTQWLRRRGAWQIVDRVAAIEDVGELADHIGYAPFATAEQKLKVLLEADRPARLEYALGLLREHLAEEEVNDSIRKDVEEGVAKQQKEFLLRRQLEAVRKELAELNGEADTEEEDYRARVEAAALPEKVREAALKEVDKLERASDQSPEGSWIRTWLDTVLELPWNERSEDAYDIAAARAVLDADHTGLADVKDRIVEYLAVRKRRADQGLGQIGGRRGGAVLALVGPPGVGKTSLGESVAKAMGRSFVRVALGGVRDEAEIRGHRRTYVGSIPGRIVRAIKEAGTMNPVVLLDEIDKVGSDYRGDPAAALLEVLDPAQNHTFRDHYLEVELDLSDVVFLATANVLEAIPEPLLDRMDLVRLDGYTEDEKVAIARDHLLPRQLAKAGLGGDELTVDEAALRRLAAEYTREAGVRNLERSIARILRKVAAQTELGERELPAAIGPDDLRALLGRPHHVPESAQEPAERRTAVPGVATGLAVTGAGGDVLYIEASLADAETGSTGLTLTGQLGDVMKESAHIALSFLRSRGAELELPVTGLRERGIHLHVPAGAVPKDGPSAGITMTTALASLLSGRKVRTDVAMTGEVSLTGRVLPIGGVKQKLLAADRSGITTVIIPKRNEADLDDVPAEVLERLTVHPVSDVREVLRLALEPAGVLVAAA is encoded by the coding sequence ATGGCATCGACGTCCGTTCCGCTCACTCTGCCTGTGCTGCCGCTCGACGACGAGGTGGTACTCCCCGGCATGGTGGTCCCGCTGGAACTCTCGAACCCCGAGGTGCGCGCCGCCGTGGAGGCGGCCCGGGCCGGGAACGCGGGGGGCAAGCCGCAGGTGCTGCTGGTGCCCCGGCTGGACGGGTCGTACGCGGCGGTGGGCGCGCTGGCGACCGTCGAGCAGGTCGGGCGGCTGGCGGACGGTGACCCGGCCGCGCTGGTCCGCGCCGTCCGCCGGGTGCGGATCGGCGCCGGGACGACCGGGCCGGGGGCCGCGCTGTGGGTGGAGACCACCCCGTTCAAGGAGTCGGACCAGGGGCTGCCGGTGGCCGGCCGGGCGCTCGAACTGGTCAAGGAGTACAAGGCGCTGTCCACCCAGTGGCTGCGCCGCCGCGGCGCCTGGCAGATCGTCGACCGGGTGGCCGCGATCGAGGACGTCGGCGAGCTCGCCGACCACATCGGCTACGCGCCGTTCGCGACCGCCGAGCAGAAGCTGAAGGTGCTGCTGGAGGCCGACCGCCCGGCCCGGCTGGAGTACGCGCTGGGCCTGCTGCGCGAGCACCTCGCGGAGGAGGAGGTCAACGACTCGATCCGCAAGGACGTCGAGGAGGGCGTGGCCAAGCAGCAGAAGGAGTTCCTGCTGCGCCGCCAGCTGGAGGCGGTGCGCAAGGAGCTGGCCGAGCTGAACGGCGAGGCCGATACCGAGGAGGAGGACTACCGGGCCCGGGTCGAGGCCGCCGCGCTGCCGGAGAAGGTGCGCGAGGCGGCGCTCAAGGAGGTCGACAAGCTGGAGCGCGCCAGCGACCAGTCGCCCGAGGGCTCGTGGATCCGCACCTGGCTGGACACCGTCCTCGAACTGCCGTGGAACGAGCGCTCCGAGGACGCGTACGACATCGCCGCCGCCCGCGCCGTGCTGGACGCGGACCACACCGGCCTGGCCGACGTGAAGGACCGGATCGTCGAGTACCTGGCGGTCCGCAAGCGCCGGGCCGACCAGGGCCTGGGCCAGATCGGCGGCCGCCGCGGCGGGGCCGTGCTGGCGCTGGTCGGGCCGCCCGGGGTGGGCAAGACCTCGCTCGGCGAGAGCGTCGCGAAGGCGATGGGCCGCTCGTTCGTCCGGGTCGCGCTCGGCGGCGTGCGGGACGAGGCGGAGATCCGCGGCCACCGGCGGACGTACGTCGGCTCGATCCCCGGCCGGATCGTCCGGGCGATCAAGGAGGCCGGGACGATGAACCCGGTGGTGCTGCTCGACGAGATCGACAAGGTCGGCTCGGACTACCGGGGCGACCCGGCGGCGGCCCTGCTGGAGGTGCTGGACCCGGCGCAGAACCACACCTTCCGGGACCACTACCTGGAGGTCGAGCTCGACCTCTCGGACGTCGTCTTCCTGGCCACCGCCAACGTGCTGGAGGCGATCCCCGAGCCGCTGCTGGACCGGATGGACCTGGTCCGCCTCGACGGCTACACCGAGGACGAGAAGGTCGCCATCGCCCGCGACCACCTGCTGCCGCGCCAGCTCGCCAAGGCCGGCCTGGGCGGCGACGAGCTGACGGTGGACGAGGCGGCGCTGCGCCGACTGGCCGCCGAGTACACCCGGGAGGCGGGCGTCCGGAACCTGGAACGCTCGATCGCCCGGATCCTGCGCAAGGTCGCCGCGCAGACCGAGCTCGGCGAGCGCGAACTGCCCGCCGCGATCGGCCCGGACGACCTGCGGGCGCTGCTCGGCCGGCCGCACCACGTGCCGGAGTCGGCGCAGGAGCCGGCCGAACGGCGCACCGCGGTGCCCGGCGTGGCGACCGGCCTGGCGGTCACCGGGGCCGGCGGCGACGTCCTCTACATCGAGGCCTCGCTGGCGGACGCCGAGACCGGCTCCACCGGGCTGACCCTGACCGGCCAGCTGGGCGACGTGATGAAGGAGTCGGCGCACATCGCGCTCTCCTTCCTGCGCTCGCGCGGCGCCGAGCTGGAGCTGCCGGTGACCGGGCTGCGCGAGCGGGGCATCCACCTGCACGTGCCGGCCGGCGCGGTGCCCAAGGACGGCCCGAGCGCGGGCATCACCATGACCACGGCGCTGGCCTCGCTGCTCTCCGGCCGCAAGGTGCGCACCGACGTGGCGATGACCGGCGAGGTGTCGCTGACCGGCCGGGTGCTGCCGATCGGCGGGGTGAAGCAGAAGCTGCTGGCCGCGGACCGCTCCGGGATCACCACGGTGATCATCCCCAAGCGCAACGAGGCGGACCTGGACGACGTCCCCGCCGAGGTGCTGGAGCGGCTGACCGTGCACCCGGTGTCGGACGTCCGCGAGGTGCTGCGGCTCGCGCTGGAGCCGGCCGGGGTGCTGGTGGCGGCGGCCTGA
- a CDS encoding FdhF/YdeP family oxidoreductase translates to MAKPPPPRDPAQDAPHVAPPAHAAAGLPAIGHTLRMAAEQMSPGRVLATLRKVNQPDGFDCPGCAWPEPDKPHLAEFCENGAKAVAEEATERRITPAFFAEHPVAALADRSGYWLGQQGRLTTPMLLDEGAAHYVPIGWDAAFALVAEELAALDSPDGAAFYTSGRTSNEAAFAYQLFARRFGTNNLPDCSNMCHESSGSALTETLGVGKGSVSLKDLHQADLIIVAGQNPGTNHPRMLSALERAKRAGARIVSVNPLPEAGLERFKNPQTPRGLIGGGTRLTDLFLQIRLGGDLALFRALNHLLLTTPGAVDEAFVAEHCAGYAEFAAEAAELDRAAVLRATGLPWEQVEELHRLVLGSEKVIVCWAMGLTQHKHAVPTIREGVNFLLLRGNVGRPGAGVCPVRGHSNVQGDRTMGIFERPSAAFLDALGEEFAFEPPRAPGHDTVDTIRAMRDGRVKVFFGLGGNFVSASPDTDATEAAMRRCRLTVHVSTKLNRSHLVTGARALILPTLGRTDRDLTAAGAQFVSVEDSMGVVHSSRGGLRPPAPGLLSEVAIVARLARAVLGPQDPTPWEEFALDYDRIRERVARVVPGFDDYNAKVRRPGGFALPHAPRDSRTFPTATGRANFTVNPLTAPEVPAGRLLLQTLRSHDQYNTTVYGLDDRYRGITGGRRVVLVNPADADGLGLADGQYVDLVSEWTDGTERRAPRFRVVHYPVARGGAAAYYPETNVLVPLDSTADVSNTPTSKSVVVRFETP, encoded by the coding sequence ATGGCCAAGCCGCCCCCGCCCCGCGACCCCGCCCAGGACGCGCCGCACGTCGCGCCCCCGGCCCACGCCGCCGCCGGCCTGCCCGCGATCGGGCACACCCTGCGGATGGCCGCCGAGCAGATGTCGCCGGGGCGGGTGCTGGCGACCCTGCGCAAGGTCAACCAGCCGGACGGCTTCGACTGCCCCGGCTGCGCCTGGCCCGAGCCGGACAAGCCGCACCTCGCCGAGTTCTGCGAGAACGGCGCCAAGGCCGTCGCCGAGGAGGCCACCGAACGCCGGATCACCCCGGCGTTCTTCGCCGAGCACCCGGTCGCCGCCCTCGCCGACCGCTCCGGCTACTGGCTCGGCCAGCAGGGCCGGCTCACCACCCCGATGCTGCTGGACGAGGGCGCCGCCCACTACGTCCCGATCGGCTGGGACGCCGCCTTCGCCCTGGTCGCCGAGGAGCTGGCCGCGCTCGACTCCCCGGACGGGGCCGCGTTCTACACCTCCGGCCGCACCTCCAACGAGGCCGCCTTCGCGTACCAGCTGTTCGCCCGCCGGTTCGGCACCAACAACCTGCCGGACTGCTCCAACATGTGCCACGAGTCCTCGGGTTCGGCGCTCACCGAGACGCTCGGCGTCGGCAAGGGCAGCGTCTCGCTGAAGGACCTGCACCAGGCCGACCTGATCATCGTCGCGGGCCAGAACCCGGGCACCAACCACCCCCGGATGCTCTCCGCCCTGGAGCGCGCCAAGCGGGCCGGCGCGCGGATCGTCAGCGTCAACCCGCTGCCCGAGGCCGGGCTGGAGCGGTTCAAGAACCCGCAGACCCCGCGCGGCCTGATCGGCGGCGGCACCAGGCTGACCGACCTGTTCCTGCAGATCCGGCTCGGCGGCGACCTCGCCCTGTTCCGCGCCCTCAACCACCTGCTGCTCACCACCCCGGGCGCCGTCGACGAGGCGTTCGTCGCCGAACACTGCGCCGGCTACGCCGAGTTCGCCGCCGAGGCGGCCGAGCTGGACCGGGCCGCCGTGCTGCGCGCCACCGGCCTGCCCTGGGAGCAGGTCGAGGAGCTGCACCGCCTGGTGCTCGGCTCCGAGAAGGTCATCGTCTGCTGGGCGATGGGCCTCACCCAGCACAAGCACGCGGTGCCGACCATCCGCGAGGGGGTCAACTTCCTGCTGCTGCGCGGCAACGTGGGCCGCCCGGGGGCCGGCGTCTGCCCCGTCCGCGGGCACAGCAACGTCCAGGGCGACCGCACCATGGGCATCTTCGAACGGCCCTCCGCCGCCTTCCTGGACGCCCTCGGCGAGGAGTTCGCCTTCGAGCCGCCGCGCGCGCCCGGCCACGACACGGTGGACACCATCCGGGCCATGCGGGACGGCCGGGTGAAGGTGTTCTTCGGGCTGGGCGGCAACTTCGTCTCCGCGAGCCCCGACACCGACGCCACCGAGGCCGCGATGCGGCGCTGCCGGCTCACCGTGCACGTCTCCACCAAGCTCAACCGCTCGCACCTGGTCACCGGCGCCCGCGCCCTGATCCTGCCCACCCTGGGCCGCACCGACCGCGACCTGACCGCCGCCGGGGCGCAGTTCGTCAGCGTCGAGGACTCGATGGGCGTGGTGCACTCCTCGCGCGGCGGCCTGCGCCCGCCCGCGCCCGGCCTGCTCTCCGAGGTGGCCATCGTCGCCCGGCTGGCCCGGGCCGTCCTCGGCCCGCAGGACCCCACCCCCTGGGAGGAGTTCGCCCTCGACTACGACCGGATCCGGGAGCGCGTCGCCCGGGTCGTGCCCGGCTTCGACGACTACAACGCCAAGGTCCGCCGCCCCGGCGGCTTCGCCCTCCCGCACGCCCCGCGCGACAGCCGCACCTTCCCCACCGCCACCGGCAGGGCCAACTTCACCGTCAACCCGCTGACCGCCCCCGAGGTCCCGGCCGGCCGGCTGCTGCTCCAGACGCTGCGCTCGCACGACCAGTACAACACCACCGTCTACGGCCTGGACGACCGCTACCGCGGCATCACCGGCGGCCGCCGCGTCGTCCTGGTCAACCCCGCCGACGCGGACGGACTCGGCCTCGCCGACGGCCAGTACGTCGACCTGGTCAGCGAGTGGACCGACGGCACCGAGCGCCGCGCCCCGCGCTTCCGGGTCGTCCACTACCCCGTCGCCCGCGGCGGCGCCGCCGCGTACTACCCGGAGACCAACGTCCTGGTCCCGCTGGACTCCACGGCCGACGTCAGCAACACCCCGACCTCGAAGTCCGTCGTCGTCCGCTTCGAGACCCCGTGA
- a CDS encoding C40 family peptidase: protein MGAGQRTETTGLRPWVRAALRCGAVLAAAALTLPFAVSAAYAVPDPSPTVAAGADPLADAKRTLGPLLEQLHTLYQQAEAATERYNGTAAALVEHRNTVQDLDNRVELQQKAVDAGGDLAAQLAAAQYRNNQISGYAELLMAENPYEAVVIAELLNSAGRSQKEFLDRLKADRDTLNALHAAARQALADSTALAAEQEKAKNEVATKLAEVEKLVGSLTGAQRDELADLEKQQANQAQLAFLASGALGKGERTPSATGRKAVAWALQQLGKDYVWGGAGPDVFDCSGLTSQAWLHAGQAIPRTSQEQWAQLKHVPLNQIRPGDLIVYYGGATHIGMYIGGGLVVQAPRTGDVVKVSQMGAMPILGAVRPDGDDAADDAGGEWKVPDVQLGAVKIQPAKPSTLPTPPAPSATPTDPAGTPTPSASASASPGDPSSATASASASPSASVSTSASGSGSATPGGSGSGTPSGSGTPSGGGGTDPATPSGSRSAG, encoded by the coding sequence ATGGGGGCAGGGCAGCGGACCGAGACGACCGGCCTGCGGCCGTGGGTGCGCGCCGCGCTGCGCTGCGGAGCGGTGCTCGCCGCCGCCGCGCTCACCCTGCCGTTCGCGGTCTCCGCCGCGTACGCCGTGCCCGACCCGTCCCCGACGGTCGCGGCCGGCGCCGACCCGCTGGCCGACGCCAAGCGCACCCTCGGGCCGCTGCTGGAGCAGCTGCACACCCTCTACCAGCAGGCCGAGGCCGCCACCGAGCGGTACAACGGCACGGCCGCCGCGCTCGTCGAGCACCGGAACACCGTCCAGGACCTCGACAACCGGGTCGAGTTGCAGCAGAAGGCCGTCGACGCCGGCGGCGACCTGGCCGCGCAGCTCGCCGCCGCGCAGTACCGCAACAACCAGATATCCGGGTACGCCGAGCTGCTGATGGCCGAGAACCCGTACGAGGCGGTGGTCATCGCCGAACTGCTCAACTCCGCCGGGCGCTCGCAGAAGGAGTTCCTGGACCGGCTCAAGGCCGACCGGGACACCCTCAACGCCCTGCACGCCGCCGCCCGGCAGGCGCTCGCCGACTCCACCGCGCTGGCCGCGGAGCAGGAGAAGGCCAAGAACGAGGTCGCCACCAAGCTGGCCGAGGTCGAGAAGCTGGTCGGCTCGCTCACCGGCGCCCAGCGCGACGAACTCGCCGACCTGGAGAAGCAGCAGGCCAACCAGGCCCAGCTGGCCTTCCTCGCCTCCGGCGCCCTCGGCAAGGGCGAGCGGACGCCCTCCGCGACGGGCCGCAAGGCCGTCGCCTGGGCGCTGCAGCAGCTCGGCAAGGACTACGTCTGGGGCGGCGCCGGACCGGACGTCTTCGACTGCTCCGGCCTCACCTCGCAGGCGTGGCTGCACGCCGGCCAGGCCATCCCGCGCACCAGCCAGGAGCAGTGGGCCCAGCTCAAGCACGTCCCGCTGAACCAGATCCGGCCCGGCGACCTGATCGTCTACTACGGCGGCGCGACCCACATCGGCATGTACATCGGCGGCGGCCTGGTCGTCCAGGCCCCGCGCACCGGCGACGTGGTCAAGGTCTCGCAGATGGGCGCGATGCCCATCCTGGGCGCGGTCCGACCGGACGGCGACGACGCGGCGGACGACGCGGGCGGCGAGTGGAAGGTGCCGGACGTCCAGCTCGGCGCGGTGAAGATCCAGCCCGCCAAGCCCTCCACCCTCCCGACGCCCCCCGCCCCCAGCGCCACCCCGACCGACCCCGCGGGAACGCCCACGCCCTCGGCCTCGGCCTCCGCCTCGCCCGGCGACCCGTCCTCGGCGACGGCCTCCGCGTCCGCGTCGCCCTCGGCCTCGGTTTCCACCTCGGCGAGCGGTTCGGGCTCCGCGACCCCCGGCGGGAGCGGCAGCGGGACGCCCAGCGGCTCCGGCACGCCGAGCGGCGGCGGCGGCACCGACCCGGCGACGCCCTCGGGGAGCCGCTCGGCCGGCTGA
- a CDS encoding GtrA family protein yields the protein MPSPTQRVLAAVPERYRPFLVKHRTLVKFLVVGGTCFLLTMVINFALKTTVLESKPVVALTIATVITTVISYVLNRKWSFRAVGRKREAAGFFLVSALAVGVNDLPLVASRYVFDFRTPDVSHFSQELADFFSGMIVGTLLAMAFRFWAMNRFVFTELAERVREDDQEPGREPGRDPERV from the coding sequence ATGCCGTCCCCCACACAGCGCGTGCTGGCCGCCGTTCCGGAGCGCTACCGCCCGTTCCTGGTCAAGCACCGCACGCTGGTGAAGTTCCTGGTGGTCGGAGGGACCTGCTTCCTCCTCACCATGGTGATCAACTTCGCCCTGAAGACGACGGTCCTGGAGAGCAAACCGGTGGTCGCGCTGACCATCGCGACCGTGATCACCACGGTGATCTCCTACGTGCTGAACCGGAAGTGGTCCTTCCGGGCGGTCGGCCGCAAGCGCGAGGCCGCCGGGTTCTTCCTGGTCAGCGCGCTGGCGGTGGGCGTCAACGACCTCCCGCTGGTGGCCTCCCGGTACGTGTTCGACTTCCGCACCCCGGACGTCAGCCACTTCTCGCAGGAGCTCGCCGACTTCTTCAGCGGGATGATCGTCGGGACGCTGCTGGCGATGGCCTTCCGGTTCTGGGCGATGAACCGCTTCGTGTTCACCGAGTTGGCCGAACGGGTCCGGGAGGACGACCAGGAGCCGGGCCGGGAGCCGGGCCGGGACCCGGAGCGGGTCTGA